A genomic stretch from Flavobacterium sp. KS-LB2 includes:
- the dapA gene encoding 4-hydroxy-tetrahydrodipicolinate synthase, with amino-acid sequence MQSLIGTGVALVTPFKEDFSIDTEALTRIVNFSIDGGIEYLVVLGTTAENATLSQDEKELVISTVIEANNGALPLVLGVGGNNTLKVVEELKTRDLSPFAAILSVSPYYNKPTQEGIYQHFKAVAEASPIPVILYNVPGRTASNMLPSTVIRLANDFKNIVAIKEAAGDIVQAMQLLKNKPKDFLVISGDDMIALPMVLAGGAGVISVIGQGFPKEFSEMIRLGLNRKVDEAFKSQYLLADCIDMIFEQGNPAGIKQVFLSLGISENTVRLPLVKVDDSLAERIDQFVKKVNKQG; translated from the coding sequence ATGCAATCATTAATAGGTACTGGTGTTGCTCTTGTAACCCCGTTTAAAGAAGATTTTTCAATTGACACAGAAGCATTAACAAGAATTGTAAATTTTTCAATCGATGGAGGAATTGAATATCTTGTTGTTTTGGGTACAACTGCGGAAAATGCTACTTTGTCTCAAGACGAAAAAGAATTAGTTATTAGTACCGTAATCGAAGCTAATAATGGTGCTCTACCATTAGTACTGGGAGTAGGAGGAAACAATACTTTAAAAGTTGTTGAAGAATTAAAAACAAGAGATTTGTCTCCATTTGCAGCGATATTGTCGGTTTCACCATATTATAACAAACCCACTCAAGAAGGGATTTACCAGCATTTTAAAGCAGTTGCTGAAGCGTCTCCAATTCCAGTTATTTTATATAATGTACCAGGAAGAACAGCTAGTAATATGTTGCCTTCAACAGTGATACGTTTGGCTAATGATTTTAAAAATATTGTAGCAATAAAAGAAGCTGCAGGTGATATAGTTCAAGCGATGCAATTGTTGAAAAACAAACCAAAAGATTTTTTGGTAATTTCAGGTGATGATATGATTGCTTTGCCAATGGTTTTAGCTGGAGGTGCAGGCGTTATCTCAGTAATTGGGCAAGGTTTTCCTAAAGAATTTTCTGAAATGATTCGATTAGGATTGAATCGTAAAGTAGATGAAGCATTCAAATCTCAATACCTTTTAGCAGATTGTATCGATATGATTTTTGAACAAGGAAATCCTGCAGGAATCAAACAAGTGTTTCTATCACTGGGAATCTCTGAAAACACAGTGCGTTTGCCACTCGTAAAAGTAGATGATTCACTAGCAGAAAGAATTGATCAATTTGTCAAAAAAGTGAATAAACAAGGGTAA
- a CDS encoding DUF6913 domain-containing protein — translation MFLNYIKDFFVKKTLKKSFQNLKNIESVTVVKTIGIVVDAKRFEETELLIKEVIAIGIAPENITTIVYRDQVNKIVAKAYPVFNSGQLNWNGEISSVEVNDFINQNFDLLISYYDVEKAILLKITHSSKAQFKVGFSSIDKSLNHFMIKTDVENYALFVSELFKYLKILNKI, via the coding sequence ATGTTTTTGAATTATATAAAGGATTTTTTTGTAAAAAAAACATTAAAAAAAAGCTTTCAAAATTTAAAAAATATTGAGTCAGTTACTGTCGTAAAAACAATTGGTATCGTGGTTGATGCCAAGCGTTTTGAAGAGACTGAATTGTTGATTAAAGAGGTAATAGCCATTGGAATAGCTCCAGAAAATATAACAACAATTGTTTATAGAGATCAAGTAAATAAAATAGTAGCAAAAGCATATCCTGTATTTAATTCAGGCCAACTAAATTGGAATGGAGAAATTTCTTCAGTTGAAGTAAATGATTTTATCAATCAAAATTTTGATTTATTAATCAGTTATTACGACGTAGAAAAAGCCATTTTATTAAAAATTACTCATAGTTCAAAAGCGCAATTTAAAGTGGGTTTTTCATCAATAGATAAAAGCTTAAATCATTTTATGATAAAAACAGATGTTGAAAACTATGCGCTTTTTGTAAGTGAGCTATTCAAATATTTAAAAATATTAAACAAAATATAA
- a CDS encoding 5'-nucleotidase yields the protein MVNLKKYNDVSKLFVIFLTFFFVASCSKQNYYVTKIEGKRIPITEKEIQVPEIENFIKPFREHINKDLDSVLAYCPETLDKSTGKWQTTIGNLMADVTVMRGNIVFQAKEKKNIDICLLNSGGIRAILPKGNVTARTAFEIMPFENSLVVIALKGEQILEMVDYFIAEKKPHPLAGLTFTIGKNNIPKNILVQGKPVEKETIYYVGTNDYLSNGGDNMNFFKKGIQKYDLEYKLRNILIDYFKAVDTIPVINDTRITVE from the coding sequence ATGGTAAATCTAAAAAAGTATAACGACGTTTCTAAACTTTTTGTTATATTCTTAACATTTTTTTTTGTTGCCTCTTGCAGCAAACAAAATTACTACGTTACTAAGATAGAAGGCAAACGAATTCCAATCACCGAAAAGGAAATCCAAGTGCCTGAAATTGAAAATTTCATCAAACCCTTTCGAGAACACATCAATAAAGATCTCGACAGCGTTCTTGCTTATTGCCCAGAAACATTAGACAAAAGTACAGGCAAATGGCAAACTACAATTGGGAATTTGATGGCTGATGTTACCGTAATGAGAGGAAACATTGTATTTCAAGCCAAAGAAAAAAAGAATATAGATATCTGCTTGCTCAATAGCGGAGGAATTCGTGCTATACTTCCAAAAGGAAATGTAACTGCGAGAACCGCATTTGAAATTATGCCTTTTGAAAATAGTTTGGTTGTGATTGCGTTAAAAGGAGAACAAATTCTTGAAATGGTTGATTATTTTATCGCCGAAAAAAAACCACACCCTTTAGCTGGATTAACATTTACTATTGGAAAAAACAATATTCCTAAAAACATATTAGTTCAAGGAAAACCTGTTGAAAAAGAGACCATTTATTATGTCGGAACCAATGATTATTTATCTAATGGTGGTGACAATATGAATTTCTTTAAAAAAGGCATTCAAAAATATGATTTAGAGTACAAGTTACGAAATATTCTTATTGATTATTTTAAAGCAGTTGATACTATTCCTGTAATAAATGATACTAGAATTACTGTTGAATAA
- a CDS encoding bifunctional metallophosphatase/5'-nucleotidase: MKRREFIEKTAASSALLSLGLSLSSFESSQKRHLTILHTNDVHSYIDPFPADHPRNANMGGVARRAALIETIRKENPNVLLLDAGDIFQGTPYFNYYGGELEFKLMSMMQYDASTIGNHDFDNGVEGLHAQMPHAKFDFISANYDFKNTVMDGFVKPYKIFNKNGIKVGVFGLGIELEGLVDKGMYKETVYNNPVETAQDMVRILKKEQKCDLVICLSHLGYKYRDEPSKICDLKLAELTQDIDLIIGGHTHTFLDKPTVIKNLAGKEVLVNQVGCYGINLGRIDFYLDNDKAKAFEGKSIIV, encoded by the coding sequence ATGAAAAGAAGAGAATTTATAGAAAAAACAGCTGCCAGTTCAGCTTTACTAAGTTTAGGTTTATCATTGAGTAGTTTTGAATCTTCACAAAAAAGACATTTGACTATTTTACATACGAATGATGTACACAGTTATATTGATCCATTTCCAGCGGATCATCCCAGAAATGCAAATATGGGAGGCGTAGCCCGAAGAGCAGCGTTGATTGAAACAATCAGGAAAGAGAATCCAAATGTGTTATTGCTTGATGCTGGGGATATTTTTCAGGGCACACCTTATTTTAATTATTACGGCGGAGAATTAGAATTCAAATTGATGAGCATGATGCAATATGATGCTTCTACGATAGGAAATCACGATTTCGATAACGGAGTAGAAGGTTTGCACGCCCAAATGCCACATGCCAAGTTTGATTTTATATCAGCTAACTACGATTTTAAAAACACCGTGATGGATGGCTTTGTAAAACCGTATAAAATATTCAACAAAAACGGTATTAAAGTAGGTGTTTTTGGGCTTGGAATAGAGCTTGAAGGATTAGTTGATAAAGGAATGTACAAAGAAACCGTTTACAACAATCCTGTTGAAACGGCACAAGATATGGTTCGGATTTTAAAGAAAGAACAAAAATGTGATTTAGTGATTTGCTTGTCGCATTTAGGTTACAAATACAGAGATGAACCTTCTAAAATATGTGATTTAAAATTAGCTGAACTAACGCAAGACATAGACTTGATTATTGGCGGACATACCCATACTTTTCTAGACAAACCTACCGTTATAAAAAACCTTGCAGGTAAAGAAGTACTGGTAAATCAAGTGGGTTGTTATGGTATAAATCTAGGGCGAATTGATTTTTATCTGGATAACGATAAAGCTAAAGCATTTGAAGGAAAATCGATTATTGTATAA